One segment of Stomatobaculum sp. F0698 DNA contains the following:
- a CDS encoding glycosyltransferase family 2 protein: MSTTKKRPLVSVCAVCYNHAKYLEQALKGFLAQRGAFEIEILIHDDASTDGSADIIRRYAARYPDKIFPILQEENQYSRGRQNISGIFNFPRARGKYIALMDCDDYWCNPDKLERQVRYLETHPDCSMTVHAAAVQNDRGELVNRNLMRPYRGDRDLSPTELVNKAGSFPFGAMLLRREVVEKLPEWYFRCPVGDRPLELLSALKGYCHYADRFDSVYRFHGSGSWTEEMKSGDFKKKQDRYARAMRELYRAFDRESGGRYHREAVSAARRVYFLTRVNLRDYGEIFSPRNRRYYRELPLRDRFFIRAERELPFLFAGLRRVRDRIFGQER, encoded by the coding sequence GTCTGCTATAACCACGCAAAGTACCTGGAGCAGGCGTTAAAGGGCTTTCTCGCCCAGCGCGGGGCGTTTGAGATTGAAATTCTGATTCACGACGATGCCTCGACCGACGGTTCCGCGGATATCATACGGCGCTACGCCGCACGCTACCCGGACAAAATCTTCCCGATTTTACAGGAGGAGAATCAGTACAGCCGGGGGCGGCAAAACATCTCGGGAATCTTTAACTTTCCGCGGGCGCGCGGCAAGTATATCGCCTTGATGGACTGCGACGATTACTGGTGCAATCCGGATAAACTGGAGCGGCAAGTGCGTTACTTGGAGACTCATCCGGACTGCTCGATGACGGTGCACGCGGCGGCGGTGCAAAACGACCGCGGCGAACTCGTGAACCGGAATCTCATGCGCCCTTACCGCGGGGACCGCGATTTGAGCCCGACGGAACTGGTGAATAAGGCGGGCAGCTTCCCCTTCGGCGCCATGCTTCTGCGCCGAGAGGTGGTGGAAAAGCTGCCGGAGTGGTACTTCCGCTGCCCGGTCGGGGACAGGCCGCTGGAACTCCTCTCCGCCCTCAAGGGCTACTGCCACTATGCGGACCGCTTCGACAGCGTGTACCGCTTCCACGGCTCCGGCTCCTGGACCGAGGAGATGAAGAGCGGCGACTTCAAAAAGAAGCAGGACCGCTATGCCCGTGCGATGCGGGAGCTCTACCGCGCCTTTGACCGGGAGAGCGGCGGTCGCTATCACCGCGAGGCGGTCTCGGCTGCGCGGCGTGTCTACTTTTTGACGCGGGTTAATCTAAGGGATTACGGGGAGATCTTTTCGCCGCGAAACCGGCGCTACTACCGGGAACTGCCCCTGCGGGACCGCTTTTTCATACGCGCGGAGCGGGAACTGCCCTTCTTATTTGCGGGGCTCCGTCGCGTCCGGGACAGGATATTCGGACAAGAGCGATAA
- the aroD gene encoding type I 3-dehydroquinate dehydratase, with product MREVTRNHLTLGSGPVKVAVPLLGKNREELFAELRLLPDASADLIEWRIDCLSPFPTETEFLALAREVKRELGTLPLLITFRSSSEGGKLPLDAVNYAGLQLRLAEEKIPDLLDVELFSGLKEPASHIAALKAHGIPVIASRHFFSETPPAEVLRETLTALRDSGADIPKLAVMTKSTEDLLTLLAFSAEWRRNADRPFVLIGMGPHGVLSRISSAEFGSCLSFGALRESSAPGQLPARELKRILSLLSEYPVPDATEPRK from the coding sequence ATGCGCGAAGTTACACGAAACCATTTGACACTCGGAAGCGGTCCCGTCAAAGTCGCGGTTCCGCTGCTCGGAAAAAACCGGGAAGAACTCTTTGCCGAACTGCGCCTGCTGCCCGACGCCTCGGCGGATCTCATCGAATGGCGCATTGACTGCCTCTCGCCCTTCCCCACGGAAACAGAGTTTCTTGCCCTCGCGCGGGAAGTAAAGCGCGAACTCGGAACGCTTCCTCTCCTCATCACCTTCCGTAGCTCATCGGAGGGCGGAAAACTCCCGCTCGATGCTGTCAACTATGCCGGGCTTCAGCTTCGGCTTGCGGAAGAAAAGATCCCTGACTTACTGGACGTGGAACTTTTTTCGGGGCTCAAAGAGCCCGCATCCCACATTGCCGCGCTCAAGGCACACGGAATTCCCGTCATTGCCTCCCGGCACTTTTTTTCGGAGACGCCGCCCGCGGAAGTGCTCCGCGAAACCTTGACCGCACTCCGGGATAGCGGCGCCGACATCCCGAAACTCGCGGTCATGACAAAGAGCACGGAAGACCTCCTCACGCTCCTCGCGTTTTCCGCCGAATGGAGGCGCAATGCCGATCGCCCCTTTGTCCTGATCGGCATGGGACCGCACGGCGTGCTGAGTCGCATTTCGAGTGCCGAATTCGGCTCCTGCCTGAGCTTCGGTGCGCTCCGAGAGAGCTCTGCCCCCGGCCAACTTCCCGCCCGGGAATTAAAGCGAATCTTATCGCTCTTGTCCGAATATCCTGTCCCGGACGCGACGGAGCCCCGCAAATAA
- a CDS encoding GTP pyrophosphokinase yields MAETSIYGKFTETLLELKKRLELEILSWNEEAVREGKHKCFEHLTSRLKTEASMREKLKRRGLAETTENALYQMKDAIGLRIVTRFVDDIYRVKAKLAALPGVAIDEEKDYIQNVKPSGYRSLHLILRCEIETADLYGRIPGLFFAEVQIRTIAMDSWASLEHEMHYKREGENRALIAAELKRCADDLASCDLSMQTIRNLIRKEEV; encoded by the coding sequence ATGGCAGAGACGAGTATTTACGGCAAGTTTACGGAGACCCTGCTCGAGCTGAAAAAGAGGCTGGAGCTTGAAATCCTATCCTGGAACGAGGAGGCGGTGCGGGAGGGAAAGCACAAGTGCTTTGAGCATCTGACCAGCCGCTTAAAGACCGAGGCCAGCATGCGGGAAAAGTTAAAGCGCAGGGGGCTCGCGGAGACTACGGAAAACGCACTCTATCAGATGAAGGATGCAATCGGACTCCGGATAGTGACGCGCTTTGTCGACGACATCTACCGCGTGAAGGCAAAGCTTGCGGCGCTGCCCGGTGTGGCAATCGATGAGGAAAAGGATTATATTCAGAATGTAAAGCCGAGCGGCTACCGGAGTTTACATTTGATTTTGCGCTGCGAAATCGAGACCGCGGATTTGTACGGTCGCATTCCGGGGCTTTTCTTTGCCGAGGTGCAGATACGCACCATTGCCATGGACTCCTGGGCGAGCCTTGAGCATGAGATGCACTATAAGCGGGAGGGCGAGAACCGCGCGCTGATTGCCGCCGAGTTAAAGCGCTGCGCGGACGATCTGGCCTCCTGCGATCTTTCGATGCAGACCATACGAAACCTGATACGGAAGGAGGAAGTATGA
- a CDS encoding response regulator transcription factor, with protein sequence MKFLFAEDEVELSRAVCAVLRHQGDEADPAYDGEEALRKARAGSYDCMVFDVMMPRMDGISVVRALRADGDRTPMIILTAKTQIEDKITGLDAGADDYITKPFAMRELLARIRSVARRSGYQVEKLELGNVTLDTGEQELIAKNCMRLGSKEARLMELFMRNPGKVLGGSELFRKVWGESEERGDDTLYLYISYLRQKLNAIQADLLIEGELGGSYVLRQRDA encoded by the coding sequence ATGAAGTTTTTGTTTGCCGAGGACGAGGTGGAGCTTTCGCGCGCGGTTTGCGCCGTGCTCCGTCATCAGGGAGACGAGGCGGATCCCGCCTACGACGGCGAAGAGGCGCTCAGGAAGGCGCGCGCCGGGAGTTATGACTGCATGGTCTTCGACGTGATGATGCCGCGGATGGACGGAATTTCCGTCGTGCGGGCCCTCCGTGCGGACGGGGACAGAACCCCCATGATTATCCTGACCGCAAAGACGCAGATAGAGGACAAAATCACGGGACTCGATGCCGGTGCGGATGATTACATCACCAAGCCTTTTGCGATGCGGGAACTGCTTGCGCGCATTCGGAGTGTCGCGCGGCGCTCCGGCTATCAGGTCGAGAAGCTGGAGCTCGGCAATGTGACCCTGGACACCGGAGAACAGGAGCTGATCGCAAAGAACTGTATGCGCCTCGGCAGCAAGGAGGCAAGGCTCATGGAGCTCTTTATGCGTAACCCGGGCAAGGTGCTCGGCGGGAGCGAACTCTTCCGAAAGGTCTGGGGCGAGAGCGAGGAAAGAGGGGACGACACACTTTATCTCTACATCTCCTACCTCAGACAGAAGCTGAATGCGATTCAGGCAGACCTCTTAATCGAAGGGGAACTCGGCGGCAGCTATGTGCTCAGGCAGCGGGATGCCTGA
- a CDS encoding sensor histidine kinase, producing MAERLKRQFVLVATSAVFAVLVLVLMLVNRMNYLSLYESSMDTLELISYYGGALPGRIGNTEEEGELPRGVRYFSVNCDSASGEMTPVLSLDGMSTETVYELSMLALHAQKDKGVLRTDGRPFFYSRRSGEDKILLCFLDANKDFKELARNARDSTLVGAAVLLFFGIIMLFLSSRAVEPVVKNIESQKRFITNASHELKTPIAVISANTELLEMMNGSSEWTDSIMHQVKRLSRLVDDLIVLTRVEEGIQKELSRQSFSAAVRQGTEAFRSVAEQQGKHLTEEVADGVTAIATERELPELVNILLDNAVKYCDKGGTVRVKLTRRRSRRGSELTISNDYAEGAEVDCSRFFDRFYREDKSHNCKKEGYGIGLSMAEGIVRMYKGQIRALWRDKVMYFIVQLPS from the coding sequence ATGGCGGAACGATTGAAACGGCAATTTGTCCTGGTCGCGACCAGCGCGGTGTTTGCGGTTCTGGTTCTGGTGCTGATGCTCGTGAACCGCATGAACTATCTCTCTCTGTATGAGAGCAGTATGGATACGCTGGAACTCATCAGCTACTACGGCGGCGCCCTGCCGGGGCGCATCGGCAACACCGAGGAGGAGGGAGAACTGCCGCGCGGGGTGCGCTATTTTTCGGTGAATTGCGACAGCGCGAGCGGGGAAATGACGCCGGTTCTCAGTCTGGACGGCATGTCGACCGAGACGGTGTACGAGCTCTCCATGCTTGCGCTGCATGCGCAGAAGGATAAGGGCGTGCTGCGCACGGACGGGAGACCGTTTTTCTATTCCCGCAGGAGCGGGGAAGACAAGATTTTGCTCTGTTTTCTCGATGCGAACAAGGACTTTAAGGAGCTCGCGCGCAATGCGCGGGACAGCACCTTGGTCGGCGCGGCGGTCTTACTCTTTTTCGGCATTATCATGCTCTTCCTCTCTTCGCGGGCGGTTGAGCCCGTGGTCAAAAACATTGAGAGCCAGAAGCGCTTTATCACGAATGCGAGCCATGAACTGAAGACACCGATTGCGGTGATTTCCGCGAATACGGAGCTCCTCGAGATGATGAACGGGAGCTCGGAGTGGACGGACAGCATCATGCACCAGGTTAAGCGATTAAGCCGCCTTGTGGACGACTTAATCGTGTTGACCCGCGTTGAGGAGGGCATTCAGAAGGAGTTGAGCCGGCAGAGCTTCTCGGCGGCTGTGCGGCAGGGTACCGAAGCCTTCCGCTCGGTCGCGGAACAGCAGGGCAAGCATCTCACGGAGGAGGTTGCGGACGGGGTCACGGCAATCGCGACCGAACGAGAGCTCCCGGAGCTCGTGAATATTCTGCTCGACAATGCGGTCAAGTACTGCGATAAGGGAGGAACCGTCCGGGTTAAGCTCACGCGGCGCAGAAGCAGGCGCGGCAGCGAACTCACGATTTCTAACGACTACGCGGAGGGCGCGGAGGTCGATTGCAGTCGCTTCTTTGACCGCTTCTATCGGGAGGACAAGTCCCACAACTGTAAGAAAGAGGGCTACGGCATCGGGCTTTCGATGGCCGAGGGCATTGTCCGCATGTACAAGGGACAGATACGGGCTCTCTGGCGGGACAAGGTCATGTATTTTATTGTGCAACTGCCAAGTTGA